The segment TGCCGCGTTCCAGGGTGGCGATGACGGTTTTGGGGTTGGAATTCTTGGTGACCTGGGCGCGTCCTTTCAGCAGCACGAAGAGGGCGTTGTTGTCCACCACGCCCTCCCGCATCAGGTATTCCCCGGGGGCGAAGGTTGCGAAATAACAATCCATTTTCAATAATTTGGTCTTTTCGGCATCGGTGAAGGTCGAAAAGAAGGGCAGTTTGTCCAGCAACGGCCAGATATCCATGGCGTGCCTCATGTTTGGAGGACGGCCTGCCTGCGCCAGGCCACGTTCTTGTGCGAGGATGTATCTCAGGTTATATCAATTTCGGTCCTTGGTCCAGGGATGGTCTGGGACGGGTCGGGTCGGGGCCGGGCGGGTTTGTCGGGCAATAAATTGTTGATTTGTGATGGCAAACCTGTTATAATAATACGCAGGAAATCGTTATGTTAAATGGGGTACGGAATGGCCAGCGCCGAACAGATCAGAGCCTTGCTGAAATCGCACATCGATGGCGATGAGGGGCACTTTTTCGCTGTGGCCATGCAGGTTGCGGCCCACGAAGCCCGGCTCGGGCACGGGAAAGTGGCCGAGGAGCTGCGGGAGATGATCGATGCCGCCAAATTGCGCCGTTCCGAGGAGGGTGGAAGTCGGAAACCTCTGGTTTTCAATCAGCCGCGTGGTGAATTGGCGCAGTTGCTGGAGGTCTCCTTTCCGACGGCCCGGCTTTCCGGTCTGATTTTGCGGGAAGCGGTGCGCAACCGGCTGTTGCGCGTGGTGCGGGAGCAGAAGAATCTGGCCAAAATTCAGGAGCATGGTTTGACCCCTCGTCGCAAGATTCTGCTGGTTGGTCCGCCGGGAACGGGGAAGACTCTGACGGCTGCGGTTTTGGCGGGGGAGTTGGGTTTGCCGCTGTTTCAGGTGCGTCTCGATGCCCTGATCACCAAGTTCATGGGGGAGACCGCCGCCAAATTGAGGCAGGTGTTCGACGCCGTTTCGGCGCGGCGCGGCCTCTACTTTTTCGACGAATTCGACGCCATCGGCTCGCAAC is part of the Magnetococcales bacterium genome and harbors:
- a CDS encoding cyclic nucleotide-binding domain-containing protein, encoding MDIWPLLDKLPFFSTFTDAEKTKLLKMDCYFATFAPGEYLMREGVVDNNALFVLLKGRAQVTKNSNPKTVIATLERGMVVGEISFLTNQARTSNVMATEPMLCFTINNQTMEELTFQLQHKIKDRLILLLVNRLQSKDKELLALMG
- a CDS encoding ATP-binding protein translates to MASAEQIRALLKSHIDGDEGHFFAVAMQVAAHEARLGHGKVAEELREMIDAAKLRRSEEGGSRKPLVFNQPRGELAQLLEVSFPTARLSGLILREAVRNRLLRVVREQKNLAKIQEHGLTPRRKILLVGPPGTGKTLTAAVLAGELGLPLFQVRLDALITKFMGETAAKLRQVFDAVSARRGLYFFDEFDAIGSQRGLNNDVGEIRRILNSFLMMLEQDASQSIILAATNHPEILDHALFRRFDDVIDYVMPDAHEIELTLRERLLHFTSQEMRWDHLAAIAAGLSYAEIVRAAEDAIKDAIIHDRQHITEDELLSLLDERKALRNGHFIDTT